In the Ranitomeya imitator isolate aRanImi1 chromosome 2, aRanImi1.pri, whole genome shotgun sequence genome, TTCCAAGAGCTTTTACACAATTTTTGAGGTGGATCAACTCCAAAAACCTTCCGTTTGCAGAGAACCTTGCATCACCGGGTCATTGTTTCCTGCCTGTGATCTACCTACTTGGGTAACTATTCCCGTTTACCCCACGTCCCCTCTCGATGATACAACACACGGTCATTTACCATTATTTTATTTTGTATCTTTGGAACAGAAACCGTGattaacactgaaaaaaaaaatccaaaaggaaTCGAGACCCTTCTGAAAAAACATCAAGTAATTGTTGATGCATCCCAGAACCTTTGTGGCTTCTCCAGACCATTCAGCCGTGGACCACCAGGCTTCTGGTAGAGAAGATACCATACTACTGTCTAGTCTACTCATCGCCAGCTCTTCAAGGACCTCCAAGCAGAGCCATCATTACACAGAATTCCACATCGAGGCATCTCGTCCCCGCTCTCCCAACGAGCAGCCACCGTCGGTCCGCTAGGAGTTGACGTGGACTCTCCGTTTATGTTTGTTGAGAGCTGCGTTGTCCAGGAAACACTTCTCGCACTGGGGGCAGGCGAACGGCTTCTCTCCGGTGTGTGACATCTCGTGTCTCAGCATGGTGGCTTTACAGATAAACCCTCTCTCGCAATGTTTGCAGGTGTACGGCTTCTCCCCAGAATGCAATCGTTTGTGGACCACCAAGTTGGCGTTTTGGCAGTAACTCTTGCCGCACTCGTTGCACATGTAAGGTTTCTTCTCGGCGTGGATCCCGGAGTGCTTGACCACGCTCGATTGTCTAGTGAATCTTCTCCCGCAAACCGGACACGAGTACGGCTTCTCTTTGGTGTGGACTACCTTGTGGAGCACTAGATGGGAATGGTTCGTGAATTTCCGTCCACACTCCGCACAGGAGAACGGTCTCTCCCCGGTGTGGATCCGTAGGTGGGCTTCCACATGATTCCTGCAGGAAAACCTCTTTCCGCACGTAGGACATGGAAACGCCTTCTCCCCAAAGTGAAGTTTCAGGTGACGGCTGAGAGACGACTTGCTGGCGAATCTTTTTCTGCACAGTCCACATGGAGAAGTCTTCGCTCCTGACTTTGATTTTCGGCATCTTTTATCGGTAACTGTTAATTGGTAGATGATTTCTGATTTCACAGTCGGATCTTTGATGAAGTCATTatctggtagaaaaaaaaaaaaaaacaaagagagaAGAACGAACGGTTTATTCTCCGCCACCATCTGAATAATTATTTCGGAATGATGACAAAACGAGCCCTCTAGGTGGAAGGGACCCCGTTATTCATTGTGGAGGACCCAGCGTGTCCATGCATTACACAAATGGCAAATTTACTTCATGtgatgcttaaagggattgtccacaacTTTGATATTGCTGGTCTATCCTCAGGATTGGCCGTAGATATCAGATAGGTAGGGGCAGACACCCAACACTCCCACCGATCAGCAGCCAtcagctcctctggtgactgtgaaCAAGGTACGGAGTAGTGTTCTGGCCGTTCTCAGGATCTGGAGGTCAACTTCTATTGAAGTCAATGGGAGGTGGACTGAAGGATCA is a window encoding:
- the LOC138661606 gene encoding zinc finger protein 3-like; the protein is MEKAEAILNHSLEIICLLTTEDYILVKREVDGNDCVYSLRTADVHDDGPDSAATPSDLSFTLLGIEDQNRKKILELTNRMIRLLTCEVPLKCQDVAVYFSKEEWEYLEGHREHYDYKRPGEAKELLSMNHQDIEQSVSAQRQIKEEPDTREYEEVQLTCLPPCRVKSETGDGDYEAADRIQTGSPPCLSSVISHISEKPDDIFNARLTALDNDFIKDPTVKSEIIYQLTVTDKRCRKSKSGAKTSPCGLCRKRFASKSSLSRHLKLHFGEKAFPCPTCGKRFSCRNHVEAHLRIHTGERPFSCAECGRKFTNHSHLVLHKVVHTKEKPYSCPVCGRRFTRQSSVVKHSGIHAEKKPYMCNECGKSYCQNANLVVHKRLHSGEKPYTCKHCERGFICKATMLRHEMSHTGEKPFACPQCEKCFLDNAALNKHKRRVHVNS